The following coding sequences are from one Selenomonas sputigena ATCC 35185 window:
- a CDS encoding DNA-3-methyladenine glycosylase family protein: MMYVPCGEKEIAYLKSKDKKLAAVIESLGVLERPVHDDVFSAVVHHIIGQQISTKAQEAIWARLCEKVGTVDATHLLSLGREELQAVGTSFRKVDYIMDFAEKVASRDFNIAALYAMSDDEVICTLSSLKGIGDWTAEMLLIFTLRRPDVLSFGDLGIQRGLRMLYRHKEIARRRFERYKKRYSPYASTASLYLWAIAGGAIEGLSDPAARKK; the protein is encoded by the coding sequence ATGATGTATGTTCCCTGCGGCGAAAAGGAAATCGCCTATTTGAAGTCCAAGGACAAGAAACTCGCCGCCGTTATCGAGAGCCTCGGTGTGCTGGAGCGTCCCGTACATGACGACGTGTTTTCCGCCGTCGTGCATCACATCATCGGGCAACAGATCTCGACGAAGGCACAGGAAGCCATCTGGGCAAGGCTCTGCGAGAAGGTCGGCACGGTGGATGCGACGCATCTGCTTTCCCTCGGACGCGAGGAACTGCAGGCCGTCGGCACGAGTTTTCGCAAGGTCGACTACATCATGGACTTTGCCGAGAAGGTCGCGAGCCGCGATTTCAATATCGCCGCCTTATATGCGATGAGCGATGACGAGGTCATCTGCACCCTCTCCTCACTCAAAGGCATCGGCGACTGGACGGCGGAAATGCTGCTGATCTTCACGCTACGGCGTCCCGACGTCTTAAGCTTCGGCGACCTCGGCATACAGCGCGGCCTGCGGATGCTCTACCGGCACAAGGAAATCGCCCGCAGGAGATTCGAGCGCTACAAGAAGCGCTACTCTCCCTACGCAAGTACCGCCAGCCTCTACCTATGGGCGATCGCAGGCGGCGCAATCGAGGGATTGAGCGATCCGGCCGCGCGAAAGAAATAG
- the lepA gene encoding translation elongation factor 4: MQNKYIRNFSIIAHIDHGKSTLADRLIESTGTLTEREMEAQVLDNMELERERGITIKAQTVRLHYRGKDGEVYELNLIDTPGHVDFTYEVSRSLAACEGALLVVDAAQGVEAQTLANVYMALEHDLEIIPVINKIDLPSADPERVKEEIEEAIGLDASEAILTSAKTGVGIEEILDAIVERIPPPKGEDNAPLRALIFDSYFDSYKGAIAHVRLMEGHIKKGMELKMMATGKTFEVTDVGCFRPAPAELGELTAGEVGFVAGSLKNVRDVLVGDTVTSAKNPAPEPLPGYRGVTPMVYCGLYPVDSADYDNLKDALEKLQLNDAALIFEPETSIALGFGYRCGFLGLLHMDVIQERLEREYGMKLITTAPSVIYHVHKTNGTMLKVDNPSKLPPPTEIDFIEEPFVKATVIVPKDYVGPVMEVSQEKRGTFESMDYLDTNRVMIIYHIPLSEIIYDYFDRLKSTTRGYASLDYELADYRQSRLVKLDILLNGDPVDALSTIVHADRAATRGRQLAQKLKEIIPQQMFEIPIQAAVGNKIIARENVRAMRKDVLAKCYGGDISRKRKLLEKQKEGKKRMKAVGSVEVPQEAFMAILKID, from the coding sequence ATGCAGAACAAATACATCCGCAATTTCTCGATTATCGCGCACATCGACCATGGCAAGTCGACGCTTGCCGACCGCCTCATTGAAAGCACGGGCACTTTGACCGAGCGCGAGATGGAGGCGCAGGTGCTCGACAACATGGAGCTTGAGCGCGAGCGCGGCATTACGATCAAGGCGCAGACCGTGCGCCTGCACTATCGCGGCAAGGACGGCGAGGTCTATGAACTCAATCTCATCGACACGCCGGGTCACGTCGATTTCACATACGAGGTGTCGAGAAGCCTTGCAGCCTGCGAGGGAGCGCTTCTCGTCGTCGATGCGGCGCAGGGCGTCGAAGCGCAGACGCTCGCGAACGTCTACATGGCGCTGGAGCACGATCTCGAAATCATCCCTGTCATCAACAAGATCGACTTGCCGAGCGCCGATCCCGAGCGCGTCAAAGAGGAGATCGAGGAGGCAATCGGCCTCGATGCGTCCGAGGCGATCCTGACTTCGGCGAAGACGGGCGTAGGCATCGAGGAGATCTTGGACGCCATCGTCGAGCGAATCCCGCCGCCGAAGGGCGAGGACAATGCGCCGCTTCGCGCTTTGATTTTCGACTCGTACTTTGACTCGTACAAGGGCGCGATCGCGCATGTGCGCCTGATGGAAGGCCATATCAAGAAGGGTATGGAGCTGAAGATGATGGCGACGGGCAAGACATTCGAGGTGACCGACGTCGGCTGTTTCCGTCCCGCGCCTGCAGAACTCGGCGAGCTTACGGCGGGAGAAGTCGGCTTCGTCGCGGGAAGTTTGAAGAACGTGCGCGACGTGCTTGTCGGCGATACCGTGACGAGCGCGAAAAATCCTGCGCCTGAACCGCTGCCCGGATATCGCGGCGTGACGCCGATGGTCTACTGCGGACTTTATCCTGTGGACAGCGCCGACTACGACAATTTGAAGGATGCGCTCGAAAAGCTGCAGCTCAATGATGCGGCGCTGATCTTCGAGCCAGAGACATCGATCGCGCTTGGCTTCGGCTATCGCTGCGGCTTCTTGGGACTTCTGCACATGGACGTCATCCAGGAGCGGCTGGAGCGCGAATACGGCATGAAGCTCATCACGACGGCGCCCTCCGTCATCTACCACGTCCACAAGACGAACGGGACGATGCTCAAGGTCGACAATCCGTCGAAGCTTCCGCCGCCGACGGAGATCGATTTCATCGAGGAGCCATTCGTCAAGGCGACGGTCATCGTGCCGAAAGATTATGTCGGCCCCGTCATGGAAGTCTCGCAGGAAAAGCGCGGCACGTTCGAGAGCATGGACTACCTCGATACGAACCGCGTCATGATCATCTACCACATTCCTTTGAGCGAGATCATCTACGACTACTTCGACCGCTTGAAATCGACGACGCGCGGCTATGCCTCCCTCGACTACGAGCTTGCCGACTATCGCCAGTCGCGCCTCGTGAAACTCGACATCCTCTTGAACGGCGATCCCGTCGATGCATTGTCGACCATCGTCCACGCCGACCGCGCCGCGACGCGCGGCCGTCAGCTCGCGCAGAAGCTCAAGGAGATCATTCCGCAGCAGATGTTCGAGATTCCGATCCAGGCGGCTGTCGGCAATAAGATCATCGCGCGAGAGAACGTGCGTGCCATGCGAAAAGACGTGCTCGCCAAGTGCTACGGCGGTGACATATCGAGAAAGCGCAAGCTTCTCGAAAAGCAGAAGGAAGGAAAGAAGCGCATGAAGGCGGTCGGCAGCGTCGAAGTGCCGCAGGAAGCCTTCATGGCGATATTGAAGATCGACTGA
- the dnaK gene encoding molecular chaperone DnaK: protein MAKAIGIDLGTTNSVVSVMEGGKPVVITNPEGSRLTPSVVGFTKTGERLVGQLAKRQAVSNPDRTIASIKRHMGEKDYKVSIDGKDYTPPEISAMVLQKLKADAEAYLGETVTQAVITVPAYFNDSQRQATKDAGKIAGLDVLRIVNEPTAASLAYGVDKGGEHTVLVFDLGGGTFDVSILELSEGMVEVKATSGDTHLGGDDFDHAVMNWMVEEFKKENGIDLSADKMSAQRLLEAAEKAKIELSSMMETPINLPFITADATGPKHLDLKLTRAKFDELTHDLVERTMGPTRQAMSDAGLSASDIDKVLLVGGSSRIPAVQEAIKGYFGKEPDRSVNPDECVSIGAAIQAGIIVGEVKDMLLLDVTPLSLGIETLGGVSTKLIERNTTIPVRKSQVFSTAADNQPSVDIHVLQGEREMAAGNKTLGRFELSDIPPAPRGVPRIEVAFDIDANGIVHVSAKDLGTGKEQKITIQSDSGMSKDDIDRMVKEAQAHEAEDKKQKETVEVRNRADSAVYQAEKAIKDLGDKVDKAKADEVQAAADKVKEALKGTDTDAIKKATEELEKPLYEMSAAAYQQAGGPEAAAGAGAAPGAGATDAGAKSEDDNVVDAEYTEVKDDKK, encoded by the coding sequence ATGGCAAAAGCAATCGGCATCGATTTAGGTACCACGAACTCTGTCGTCTCCGTCATGGAGGGCGGCAAACCCGTCGTCATTACGAACCCGGAGGGCAGCCGGCTGACGCCGTCTGTCGTTGGCTTCACGAAGACGGGCGAGCGTCTCGTTGGTCAGCTCGCCAAGCGTCAGGCGGTATCGAACCCTGACCGCACGATCGCGTCGATCAAGCGTCACATGGGCGAAAAAGACTACAAGGTTTCGATTGACGGCAAGGACTACACGCCGCCTGAGATTTCGGCGATGGTTCTGCAGAAGCTCAAGGCGGACGCGGAGGCCTATCTTGGCGAGACGGTGACGCAGGCGGTCATCACGGTGCCGGCGTACTTCAACGACAGCCAGCGCCAGGCGACGAAGGACGCGGGCAAGATCGCGGGCCTCGACGTCCTGCGCATCGTCAACGAGCCGACGGCGGCGTCGCTGGCGTACGGCGTCGACAAGGGCGGCGAGCATACGGTTCTCGTCTTTGACTTGGGCGGCGGTACGTTCGATGTCTCGATCCTCGAACTCAGCGAGGGTATGGTCGAGGTCAAGGCGACGAGCGGCGACACGCACTTGGGCGGCGACGACTTCGACCACGCCGTCATGAACTGGATGGTCGAGGAGTTCAAGAAGGAGAACGGCATCGACCTCTCCGCTGACAAGATGAGCGCACAGCGCCTTCTGGAAGCGGCAGAAAAGGCGAAGATCGAGCTTTCGAGCATGATGGAGACGCCGATCAATCTGCCGTTCATCACGGCGGACGCCACGGGGCCGAAGCATCTTGACTTGAAGCTCACGCGTGCCAAGTTTGATGAGCTTACGCACGATCTCGTCGAGCGCACGATGGGTCCGACGCGTCAGGCGATGTCGGATGCGGGTCTTTCGGCATCGGACATCGACAAGGTTCTTCTCGTCGGCGGTTCGTCGCGCATCCCTGCCGTGCAGGAAGCCATCAAGGGCTACTTCGGCAAGGAGCCGGATCGCAGCGTGAACCCGGACGAGTGCGTTTCCATCGGTGCGGCGATTCAGGCCGGCATCATTGTCGGCGAGGTCAAAGACATGCTGCTCCTCGACGTCACGCCGCTTTCTCTGGGTATTGAGACCTTGGGCGGCGTTTCGACGAAGCTCATCGAGCGCAACACGACGATTCCTGTCCGCAAGAGCCAGGTCTTCTCGACGGCAGCGGACAATCAGCCGTCGGTTGACATCCATGTCCTGCAGGGCGAGCGTGAGATGGCAGCGGGCAACAAGACGCTCGGCCGCTTCGAGCTTTCCGATATCCCGCCGGCACCGCGCGGCGTTCCCCGCATCGAGGTTGCCTTCGACATCGACGCGAACGGCATCGTGCATGTCTCCGCGAAGGATCTCGGCACGGGCAAGGAGCAGAAGATCACGATTCAGTCCGACAGCGGCATGAGCAAGGATGACATCGACCGCATGGTCAAGGAAGCTCAGGCGCATGAGGCCGAGGACAAGAAGCAGAAGGAGACCGTGGAGGTCAGAAACCGTGCCGATTCGGCTGTCTATCAGGCGGAGAAGGCGATCAAGGATCTCGGCGACAAGGTCGACAAGGCGAAGGCGGACGAAGTGCAGGCGGCGGCCGACAAGGTCAAGGAAGCTCTGAAGGGCACGGACACGGACGCCATCAAGAAGGCGACGGAAGAGCTGGAAAAGCCGCTCTATGAGATGAGCGCGGCGGCGTACCAGCAGGCGGGCGGCCCCGAGGCTGCAGCAGGCGCGGGCGCAGCTCCCGGTGCAGGTGCAACGGATGCAGGTGCGAAGAGCGAGGACGACAACGTCGTCGATGCCGAGTACACGGAAGTCAAGGACGACAAGAAATAA
- a CDS encoding EamA family transporter → MSSWLLYALLSALSAAFVSIFGKMGLEGLDSSAATAVRGVIMAIFLVAVMVVQGHASHLPEVFADRRALTCVALSGIAGATSWLFYFMALKTGDVSCVAPIDKLSVVFAVLLAILIFEEEVSLTHGIGIFLIALGSLIIAVL, encoded by the coding sequence ATGTCCTCTTGGCTTCTCTATGCTCTTCTCTCCGCACTCTCCGCTGCCTTCGTCTCCATCTTCGGCAAGATGGGCCTTGAAGGGCTGGACAGCAGCGCTGCCACCGCCGTGCGCGGCGTCATCATGGCGATCTTCCTCGTCGCGGTCATGGTCGTGCAAGGACATGCCTCGCATCTTCCCGAAGTGTTCGCCGACCGCAGAGCCTTGACATGCGTCGCCCTGAGCGGCATTGCTGGAGCGACATCGTGGCTCTTCTACTTCATGGCACTGAAGACTGGCGACGTTTCGTGCGTCGCTCCCATAGACAAGCTCAGCGTCGTCTTCGCCGTCCTCCTTGCCATCCTCATTTTTGAGGAAGAAGTCAGCCTCACGCACGGCATCGGCATCTTTCTCATCGCTCTCGGCAGTTTGATCATCGCCGTACTGTAG
- the dnaJ gene encoding molecular chaperone DnaJ, protein MSEKRDYYEVLGLSKGASDADIKKAFKKMARKYHPDLNRDNPKEAAEKFKEVNEAYQVLSDPQKKSTYDQFGHAAFDGAGGGAGGAGGFGGFGGGFGGFGGGMGGFGMDDIMDAFFGGGRRRGPKGPEPGNDLRYDLEITFEEAAFGKEVELTVPRTENCDACHGTGAAEGTKPETCPDCHGTGQVQKAQRTPLGNFMTSRPCSRCGGTGQVVKNPCKKCGGTGHTRVSRKIEVKIPAGIDEGQRVRISGGGEAGQRGGPNGDLYVYIYVKHHKLFKRSGADVISEVPISFVQAALGDTIEVPTIDGKAELKIPAGIQSGTVLRMRGKGIPHLRGTGRGDQHVRVKVLTPQKLTSKQKDALKAFGDLCGESVNPEQKTFKDTLKSFFK, encoded by the coding sequence GTGAGCGAGAAACGCGATTACTATGAGGTGCTCGGCCTCTCCAAAGGCGCTTCGGATGCGGACATCAAGAAGGCGTTCAAGAAGATGGCGCGCAAGTACCATCCCGATTTGAACCGCGACAATCCGAAGGAAGCTGCCGAGAAGTTCAAGGAGGTCAACGAGGCTTATCAAGTCCTCTCCGATCCGCAGAAGAAATCGACGTACGATCAGTTTGGCCACGCGGCGTTTGACGGTGCGGGTGGCGGTGCAGGAGGCGCAGGGGGCTTCGGCGGTTTCGGCGGCGGCTTCGGCGGCTTTGGCGGCGGCATGGGCGGCTTCGGCATGGACGACATCATGGACGCCTTCTTCGGCGGCGGTCGTCGTCGTGGGCCGAAAGGCCCTGAGCCGGGCAACGACCTGCGCTATGACTTGGAGATCACCTTTGAAGAAGCGGCATTCGGCAAGGAGGTCGAACTGACGGTTCCGCGCACGGAGAATTGTGATGCGTGTCACGGCACGGGCGCAGCCGAGGGCACGAAGCCCGAGACGTGTCCCGACTGCCACGGCACGGGGCAAGTGCAGAAGGCGCAGCGCACGCCGCTCGGCAACTTCATGACCTCACGTCCGTGCAGCCGCTGCGGCGGCACGGGGCAGGTCGTCAAGAATCCGTGCAAGAAGTGCGGCGGTACAGGACACACGCGCGTCAGCCGCAAGATCGAGGTCAAGATCCCTGCGGGCATCGACGAGGGGCAGCGCGTGCGCATCTCGGGCGGCGGCGAAGCGGGGCAGCGCGGCGGTCCGAACGGCGATCTCTACGTCTATATCTATGTGAAGCATCACAAGCTGTTCAAGAGGAGCGGCGCGGACGTCATCAGCGAGGTGCCGATCTCCTTTGTGCAGGCGGCGCTCGGCGACACGATCGAGGTGCCGACCATCGACGGCAAGGCGGAGCTGAAGATTCCCGCGGGCATCCAATCGGGCACGGTTCTCCGCATGCGCGGCAAGGGCATCCCGCATCTAAGAGGTACGGGGCGCGGCGATCAGCATGTGCGCGTCAAGGTCTTGACGCCGCAGAAGCTTACGAGCAAGCAGAAGGACGCACTGAAGGCATTCGGCGACCTCTGCGGCGAAAGCGTCAATCCCGAGCAGAAGACGTTCAAGGATACGCTGAAGAGTTTCTTCAAGTGA
- the hemW gene encoding radical SAM family heme chaperone HemW yields MGDFGVYVHIPFCRRKCFYCDFPSYAGEERWMSRYREALCREIAAQGCRCLQEGAVRTVYIGGGTPTALAADDLLAVICSVRESFHLTGAEEFTVEANPGTVDAKLLERLREAGVNRLSFGVQSFSDALLAAIGRIHTAREAEDAVRMAQKAGFRVSLDLMYGLPGQTLSDLKDSVARAAALGIGHISVYGLAVEDGTPFARMEEAGRLHLPTDDKCGDMYDYITAELPRLGYRRYEISNYARAGEESRHNLAYWQDVSYIGLGAAAHSYWHGQRTENEQDLCRYIACIEGEGGLSLAREEEPCSRESHIEEFAFLALRTADGIDKKRFRGTFASDVHEVYGEVIARLQAAGLVEETAVSIRLTEQGMKFGNRVFEAFLLERDEA; encoded by the coding sequence ATGGGCGATTTCGGCGTGTATGTCCATATTCCCTTCTGCCGCCGCAAGTGCTTTTATTGCGACTTCCCTTCTTATGCAGGAGAAGAGCGATGGATGAGCCGCTACCGAGAAGCCCTGTGTCGCGAGATTGCGGCGCAGGGCTGTCGCTGTCTGCAGGAAGGAGCAGTGCGCACCGTCTACATCGGCGGCGGCACGCCGACGGCGCTTGCGGCAGACGACCTTCTCGCTGTCATCTGCTCCGTGCGCGAGAGTTTTCATCTGACGGGCGCGGAGGAGTTCACGGTCGAGGCGAATCCCGGCACGGTCGACGCAAAGCTTCTCGAGCGATTGCGCGAAGCAGGCGTCAATCGTCTGAGCTTCGGTGTGCAGTCGTTTTCTGATGCGCTGCTCGCTGCTATCGGGCGCATTCATACGGCACGGGAGGCGGAGGATGCCGTGCGCATGGCGCAGAAGGCAGGCTTTCGCGTGAGCCTTGACCTCATGTACGGTCTGCCCGGGCAGACGCTTTCTGATCTCAAGGACAGTGTGGCGCGAGCCGCTGCGCTCGGCATTGGTCACATTTCCGTCTACGGGCTTGCCGTCGAGGACGGCACGCCGTTCGCCCGCATGGAAGAGGCGGGGCGGCTTCATCTGCCGACGGATGACAAGTGCGGCGATATGTACGACTATATCACGGCAGAACTGCCACGCTTGGGTTATCGCCGCTACGAAATCTCGAACTATGCGAGGGCGGGCGAAGAGAGCCGCCACAACCTCGCCTATTGGCAGGACGTGTCCTACATCGGTCTCGGCGCAGCGGCGCATTCGTATTGGCACGGACAGCGCACGGAGAACGAGCAGGATCTTTGCCGCTACATCGCGTGCATCGAAGGCGAAGGAGGCCTGTCGCTTGCAAGGGAAGAAGAGCCTTGCTCGCGAGAAAGTCATATCGAAGAATTCGCCTTCCTCGCGCTTCGCACGGCGGACGGCATTGACAAGAAGCGCTTTCGCGGCACTTTCGCCTCGGATGTGCACGAGGTCTATGGCGAAGTGATCGCGCGCTTGCAGGCGGCGGGGCTTGTTGAAGAAACGGCGGTGAGCATACGTCTGACAGAGCAGGGCATGAAGTTTGGCAACCGCGTCTTTGAAGCATTCTTGTTGGAGAGAGATGAAGCGTAG
- the hrcA gene encoding heat-inducible transcriptional repressor HrcA, which yields MLDERKRRILQAVVDDYISSAEPVGSRTVARRHDFGVSSATIRNEMADLEDMGYLEHLHTSSGRIPSSKGYRLYVDDLLSPAPIDERERALIDHWYRKRVKRVESVFQETAKIISRLTKNLALVLAPQLDEAAFRTLQFVPLGEGRVIAVLMTDAGFVENRVVKMPKGASFEDFQRMAEVINRCLSGEKLSSIGTAALKRIRAEVMDESLYQAAMELIYEALDEERKEQRLYLGGTTEMLAQPEFRDVTRVRALLSLLEEEKFVKDVLQKKSQEGLVVTIGRENEYSGIEDCSIIRATYHLDGECLGTIAVLGPTRMEYGKAMALLGYLNRHIAALVQPFRW from the coding sequence ATGCTTGATGAAAGGAAGCGGCGCATCCTGCAGGCGGTAGTCGATGACTACATCTCGTCGGCGGAGCCTGTCGGCTCGCGCACTGTGGCGCGGCGTCATGATTTCGGCGTCAGTTCGGCGACGATACGCAACGAGATGGCGGATCTTGAGGATATGGGATACTTGGAGCATTTGCACACGTCCTCTGGGCGCATCCCTTCGTCGAAAGGGTATCGCCTCTATGTGGACGATCTGCTCTCGCCCGCGCCGATTGACGAGCGCGAGAGGGCGTTGATCGACCACTGGTATCGAAAGCGCGTCAAGCGCGTCGAGAGCGTCTTTCAGGAGACGGCGAAGATCATTTCGCGACTGACGAAGAATCTCGCGCTCGTCCTTGCGCCGCAGCTGGATGAAGCGGCTTTTCGCACGTTGCAGTTCGTGCCGCTGGGCGAAGGGCGCGTCATCGCCGTCTTGATGACGGACGCGGGCTTCGTGGAGAACCGCGTCGTCAAGATGCCGAAGGGCGCGAGCTTCGAGGATTTCCAACGCATGGCTGAGGTCATCAACCGATGTCTGTCGGGCGAGAAGCTTTCCTCCATCGGCACGGCCGCTTTGAAGCGCATACGCGCCGAGGTCATGGACGAGTCGCTTTATCAGGCGGCAATGGAACTGATCTACGAAGCTCTCGACGAGGAGCGCAAGGAGCAGCGGCTCTATCTCGGCGGCACGACAGAAATGCTTGCGCAGCCGGAGTTTCGCGATGTGACGCGCGTGCGTGCGCTCCTCTCACTGCTCGAAGAAGAGAAATTCGTCAAAGACGTTCTGCAGAAGAAATCGCAGGAGGGGCTCGTCGTCACGATCGGCCGTGAAAATGAGTACAGCGGCATCGAGGATTGCAGCATCATTCGCGCGACGTACCACTTGGATGGCGAGTGCTTGGGCACGATCGCCGTCTTAGGGCCGACGCGCATGGAGTACGGCAAGGCGATGGCGCTCTTGGGATATCTGAACCGCCATATCGCTGCGCTCGTGCAGCCTTTCCGCTGGTAG
- the grpE gene encoding nucleotide exchange factor GrpE translates to MPSFMKDELKKKDEEKLEEMKREIDEVEAADAAEDAADDVRAETSEGSREGTEEAENGADDPVKRAEKLEADLAEKDAQMLRLRADFDNFRRRSAKEREELTAVVTQGILTDMLPLLDNFERALSAEGSDLDSFRAGVSMIYKQMQEALAKNGLEVIDTKDKKFDPNFHQAVMRVQDPEKEDDTIEQELQKGYMAKGRVIRPSMVQVVSN, encoded by the coding sequence ATGCCATCATTCATGAAGGATGAGTTGAAGAAGAAGGACGAGGAAAAGCTCGAGGAGATGAAGCGCGAGATCGACGAGGTGGAGGCCGCAGACGCTGCGGAAGATGCAGCGGATGATGTCCGCGCGGAGACCTCCGAAGGAAGCCGTGAAGGTACCGAGGAGGCAGAAAATGGCGCGGACGATCCTGTGAAGCGTGCGGAAAAGCTTGAAGCCGATCTGGCAGAAAAGGACGCACAGATGCTGCGACTGCGCGCGGACTTCGACAACTTCCGTCGTCGTTCGGCGAAGGAGCGCGAAGAGCTTACCGCCGTCGTCACGCAAGGCATTCTCACGGATATGCTGCCGCTCCTCGACAACTTCGAGCGTGCACTTTCCGCCGAAGGTTCTGACCTCGACAGCTTCCGCGCAGGCGTTTCCATGATCTACAAGCAGATGCAGGAAGCGCTCGCGAAGAACGGCTTGGAAGTCATTGATACGAAGGACAAGAAGTTCGACCCGAACTTCCATCAGGCGGTCATGCGCGTGCAGGATCCCGAGAAGGAGGACGATACGATCGAGCAGGAACTGCAGAAGGGCTACATGGCAAAGGGGCGCGTCATACGCCCGAGCATGGTGCAGGTCGTTTCAAATTAA
- a CDS encoding HAD family hydrolase: MIKLVFCDMDGTLLDGQGNLPEGLGAILAELKAHGMIFAPASGRQYAALLRHFRPWATDLIFCAENGAYVVRRGEELFSTTIAPSLCREIVRRAAAVKGAYTVWCGKEYAYVTERNEDFFAEMEKYYTEYNMVEDFSDVHDAAIKFSICDPVEADAERTIYPSLQDLSEELKVVVSSNYWVDIMQKDVNKGAAVRRVQQLLGIRPEECLAFGDYLNDVEMLGAVGESYAMENAHPKAKAAAKHIAPPNTQHGVLRILRRLLDEGKM; this comes from the coding sequence ATGATCAAGCTGGTATTTTGCGATATGGACGGCACGCTTCTCGATGGGCAGGGAAATCTGCCTGAAGGACTCGGCGCGATCCTCGCCGAACTCAAGGCGCACGGCATGATCTTTGCGCCTGCGAGCGGCAGGCAGTATGCGGCGCTTCTGCGTCACTTCCGACCGTGGGCGACTGATCTCATCTTTTGCGCGGAAAACGGCGCCTACGTCGTGCGGCGCGGCGAGGAGCTTTTCTCTACGACGATCGCGCCCTCCCTGTGCAGGGAAATCGTGCGCCGCGCCGCTGCCGTCAAGGGCGCCTATACCGTCTGGTGCGGCAAGGAGTACGCCTATGTGACGGAGCGCAACGAGGATTTTTTCGCCGAGATGGAAAAATATTATACGGAATACAATATGGTCGAAGATTTTTCTGACGTGCATGATGCGGCGATCAAGTTTTCTATATGCGATCCCGTGGAGGCGGATGCTGAGCGCACGATCTATCCTTCGCTGCAGGACTTGTCCGAGGAGCTGAAGGTCGTCGTCTCCTCGAACTATTGGGTGGACATCATGCAAAAAGATGTGAACAAGGGCGCCGCCGTGCGCCGCGTGCAGCAGCTTCTGGGCATTCGCCCCGAAGAGTGCCTTGCCTTCGGCGACTATCTGAACGACGTCGAGATGCTCGGCGCGGTAGGCGAGAGTTACGCGATGGAGAATGCGCACCCGAAGGCGAAGGCGGCGGCGAAGCATATCGCGCCGCCCAACACGCAGCACGGCGTGCTGCGCATCCTGCGCCGGCTGCTCGATGAAGGAAAGATGTAG
- a CDS encoding YjfB family protein codes for MDMSIAAMSVDMSQARFSQQFGISVMKMAMDTTEEAVGEMLESLDPAVGNNIDIAV; via the coding sequence ATGGATATGAGCATAGCGGCGATGTCGGTCGATATGAGCCAGGCACGCTTCTCGCAGCAGTTCGGCATCTCCGTCATGAAAATGGCGATGGATACGACGGAAGAAGCTGTGGGCGAGATGTTGGAAAGCCTCGACCCTGCGGTCGGCAACAATATTGATATCGCGGTATGA
- a CDS encoding histidinol-phosphatase, translating to MKLDYHMHLEYGSYDEAWVEGFFRAAAARGVAEIGFSEHSHTFPEFESLYYDDLILDDSFVGSFQQKWLKKNKFKYTLEEYFAFMAKLKEKHAVKTGIEVCNFQDQTAVAKILGSCDFDYVIGSVHFIRGWAYDSSEIKAEWDRIALFDIYEWYTQEIEKLCASKLYDVLGHPFNIRLFRYFPDFDVTPFLERAVCAMEKAQMAVDINTGTLYRYPIAEISPYEDFMRLAAAHKLPVITTSDAHKPEDAGAYNDEAVAYARRFGYETTLRFTKREREVVPLG from the coding sequence ATGAAGCTCGACTATCATATGCATTTGGAATACGGCTCTTACGATGAAGCGTGGGTGGAAGGATTCTTTCGGGCGGCGGCGGCGCGCGGCGTGGCGGAGATCGGCTTTTCCGAGCACAGTCACACGTTTCCGGAGTTTGAATCGCTCTATTACGATGATCTTATCTTGGACGACTCCTTCGTCGGCAGTTTTCAGCAGAAGTGGCTGAAGAAGAACAAGTTCAAGTATACGCTCGAAGAATACTTCGCCTTCATGGCAAAACTCAAGGAAAAGCACGCGGTCAAGACGGGCATCGAGGTCTGCAACTTCCAGGATCAGACGGCTGTTGCCAAAATCCTCGGCAGCTGCGATTTTGACTATGTGATCGGCTCCGTTCACTTCATTCGCGGCTGGGCCTACGACTCGTCCGAGATAAAGGCGGAGTGGGATCGCATCGCGCTCTTTGACATCTACGAATGGTACACGCAGGAGATCGAGAAGCTCTGCGCCTCAAAGCTCTACGATGTGCTCGGGCATCCGTTCAACATCCGCCTCTTCCGCTACTTCCCCGACTTCGATGTCACGCCGTTCTTGGAACGCGCCGTGTGCGCGATGGAAAAGGCGCAGATGGCGGTCGACATCAACACGGGTACGCTCTACCGCTACCCGATTGCGGAGATCTCGCCTTACGAGGATTTCATGCGCCTCGCGGCGGCGCACAAGCTCCCTGTCATCACGACCTCGGACGCGCACAAGCCCGAGGATGCGGGCGCGTACAATGACGAGGCTGTCGCCTACGCACGGCGCTTCGGCTACGAGACGACACTGCGCTTCACGAAGAGGGAGCGCGAGGTCGTGCCGCTCGGCTGA